A window of Candidatus Thermoplasmatota archaeon contains these coding sequences:
- a CDS encoding translation initiation factor IF-2 subunit alpha, with translation MPRKAEYPEVGDLVVCSVQNVKNFGAFVSLDEYGNKEGFIHVRDVATGWVKYIRDHVREGQKIVCKTLSVDKERGHIDLTLKQVNDHQKREKIQEWKNEKKAEKLLEIIGTKMGKTLDEAYTEIGDKLIDEYGSLYVAFEEINVNPASIKEVGIDKKWGATATEVAHENIQLPSVTIDGILELSCPKPDGIDYIKKALAIGLAVGDGEVGIHYVGSPRYRVTVTAEDYKTAEQELKDAVQKITAAVEKSGGSASFKRKEEK, from the coding sequence ATGCCGCGCAAGGCAGAGTATCCCGAAGTTGGAGACCTAGTAGTCTGCAGCGTGCAGAACGTCAAGAATTTTGGTGCTTTCGTTTCATTGGACGAGTACGGCAACAAGGAGGGCTTCATCCACGTCAGGGATGTCGCCACCGGCTGGGTCAAGTACATCCGTGACCACGTGCGAGAAGGGCAGAAGATCGTCTGCAAGACCCTGAGTGTGGACAAGGAGCGAGGGCATATCGACCTCACGCTCAAGCAGGTCAACGACCACCAGAAGCGGGAGAAGATCCAGGAATGGAAGAACGAGAAGAAGGCAGAGAAGCTTCTCGAGATCATTGGCACGAAGATGGGAAAGACCCTCGATGAGGCCTACACCGAGATCGGGGATAAGCTCATAGACGAATATGGCTCGCTCTATGTGGCGTTCGAAGAGATCAATGTCAATCCAGCCTCGATCAAGGAGGTCGGGATCGACAAGAAGTGGGGTGCTACGGCGACGGAGGTCGCTCACGAGAACATACAGTTGCCCTCTGTTACTATCGACGGAATCCTGGAGCTCAGCTGCCCCAAACCTGATGGCATAGACTACATCAAGAAGGCGCTCGCGATAGGTTTGGCGGTGGGCGACGGGGAAGTGGGCATACACTACGTCGGCTCCCCGAGGTATAGGGTTACAGTCACGGCGGAGGATTACAAGACCGCCGAGCAGGAGCTCAAGGATGCGGTGCAGAAGATCACGGCCGCAGTCGAGAAGTCCGGTGGCTCCGCCAGCTTCAAGAGGAAGGAAGAGAAGTGA
- a CDS encoding RNA-protein complex protein Nop10 — MKTLLRKCLSCREYTLREQCLKCGGATFMPMPAKYSPEDKYGKYRRLLKKEMKGEH; from the coding sequence GTGAAGACTCTTCTGAGGAAGTGCCTCTCCTGCAGGGAATACACGCTCAGAGAGCAGTGCCTTAAGTGCGGAGGCGCAACCTTCATGCCGATGCCCGCGAAGTATTCTCCCGAGGACAAGTACGGGAAGTACAGGAGACTCCTGAAGAAGGAGATGAAAGGTGAGCACTGA
- a CDS encoding 30S ribosomal protein S27e has translation MSSHIPAPKSRFITVKCQDCGNEQIAFNKPATQVKCNVCGATLIKPTGGKGQVRGQLLGEVQ, from the coding sequence ATGAGCAGCCATATCCCAGCGCCGAAGAGCAGGTTCATCACGGTGAAGTGCCAGGATTGCGGCAACGAGCAGATCGCGTTCAACAAGCCTGCGACTCAGGTGAAGTGCAACGTGTGCGGAGCCACCCTGATTAAGCCCACGGGAGGCAAGGGCCAGGTCAGGGGCCAACTGCTCGGAGAGGTCCAGTAA